The genomic segment TACGTCCAAATTTGAATgaggaattaataaattttgctgAATCGTTACTTAATCATTTTGTCATGTCATTTGTTATATGGTACGCAGTACATGTCGCATAACATACATAacttattacatttatgttcCGACGTAAGAACATATGGTTCGTTAGATAATTTTAGTGCTTTCCGCTTTAAAAACTACATGatgtcgataaaaaaaaaaattacgtaaacaTGAAAAACCGCTGCAACCTATATAAaaggtataataaaattgaaaattgtaattcttttctgtcaaatattaataataaaacattaaattcatataaatatttacataacaaTGGTCCAGTAccagataattataatattcaatcgCAATATTTGATGATGTCAAATGGAAAGTTCAATATCAATTGTAAAGgtcgtaataataattgttgctTTTGAAAAGCGGtcaatatgtattaattttaaatgtagtgcaaagaaataaagattttttttttattggtaAGAAACTTAAGTACATAAAAGATGCATATGAATTACCATACAAATCcagtgattttaatataaaagtaatgacagtaaataataatagcataTTTTCATGGCCAATTACAGATTTATTAGGTAAAGCATGGAAAATTCCTTTCGGAAATCATTCAAATACATTTGCAATATTTCCTCTTaatcatacaatataattatgtatgttAGATTATTAGATGTATGTATGTTAGATTATGTatgttagataattttttttcaataatgtaAACTACACATGATATGTATCAcggaatattttatcatagaaaaatggataaatatcaatttatcatTGCGGAATTTCATGATGGGCTACAAATTATACCCTCAGTATGGTACAATACTGATAAATTATCATGTATATGGCTTAAACATATGAAAACTAAATACCGTATTAACAAGGCTATAATAGCAAGAGAGATGCCTCGAGAAAGGTCTGATTGGGAGGAGTTaccaattaaaagaatttttggaGCAAgtaagagaattttatttatataaattatcatttaatatatgtaattgttgtataattttttttgtttttaatgatttagatatttaatgagcaaagtttagaaaaattaagtgTAGCGCAAGACACGTCAAATATAGATGACACTGGGATGTCATCAAATAGTTTAACTGAACAAAAAAAACAGCAAAGACGTAAGAAAGCTAAGAGACAAATATCaccatcttcttcttcttcagaagaagaagacatctgtttaaagaataaagaaaataaactaaatataaGACAAAGTAAAATACTGCCTCCTTTtcctgacaaaaaaaattttctatcaaTTGATAAAGACATTGAGAAGCCtacacaaaatattacaaatatttacatgacaaaaatgttattaatccTATGAACAGTAATGgtaagttataattaaaatttaaaaatactatgaCACTTATTACGacaaaaatcattaataatttcttactgcttagataaaaataacaagaagCAAATTGCTGCGAATAAAACAAACCTTCATATGCAagatttttctgaaaatgcCGAGAATTATACTTATGAtggtatttattataaaaattaattattgttatattttttacttttttttttactaaaaggTCCTGTACttaaaaagtatatgtataattattgtatgatACTTAGCACTAAATAGTAGCAGtaattagataatatatatttgttccaGAGTTCAAGAAACtgattataagaaaattgaacTCAATATCGTATAAATTAGACATTATGGAAAACAGATTTAATATGCTAGAAgagaaaattcaattttcctGTCATGATTTTGATAGCCAAGAATGCGATATCCATTTCCCGATTTCTACAGTTACTGAGTTAATATCCTTTGAAGACCAATTACAGGAAATCAAATTTAGGGATACAGTTGTATGTgataaagatttcttatttttattatattattatagatgtTAATGCTTTTTCTATAGAGTAATATAACAATGTAATGTTATCTTTGATTACATTTCTTATCATTAATTCATGAATAACATATTTCTGTtacatattgttaaaataaagaaagctaaatttatttaaaagtcattaattattaaacaaaatctgtattaatttaatattatttttaatattgtttatttcttttagcTTAACGTTTTTAAACTTGTTGGTCGAGTTGATGCACATGCcatgatacaaaatattatgaaaaaagtaatgaCAGATACTTTAGCCCAAAA from the Temnothorax longispinosus isolate EJ_2023e unplaced genomic scaffold, Tlon_JGU_v1 HiC_scaffold_265, whole genome shotgun sequence genome contains:
- the LOC139824094 gene encoding uncharacterized protein — encoded protein: MNSNDKNNKKQIAANKTNLHMQDFSENAENYTYDEFKKLIIRKLNSISYKLDIMENRFNMLEEKIQFSCHDFDSQECDIHFPISTVTELISFEDQLQEIKFRDTVLNVFKLVGRVDAHAMIQNIMKKVMTDTLAQNFSWTGKRNKRSFKDLNFSKMIIQAVRVKYNGLTDNDIAEYTSKWLSQATVRVQREKHNQEEKGKALEEDDITKK